A genomic region of Methanothermobacter thermautotrophicus str. Delta H contains the following coding sequences:
- the gatA gene encoding Asp-tRNA(Asn)/Glu-tRNA(Gln) amidotransferase subunit GatA, whose amino-acid sequence METVDKVDMIKNHGLTASENLEKFLKRIEAKNDDINAFLEVRGEEAIKRAEEIDARIASGKETGKLAGLVIGVKSNINVEDFNVSAASKTLENYTGSYDATVIRRIKEEDGIIIGMTNMDEFAAGSSTETSFFGPTDNPAAPGRIPGGSSGGSAAAVAAGMCDLALGSDTGGSIRNPASHCGVMGFKPTYGAVSRQGLLDLAMSFDQIGPLAADVSGISLALDVISGYDPADPTTLDSSPDLEVERELKGLRVGVVREFLEVTDEAIDEVIQGKLGAMEDEGAEIVELDFGYIDLCLPTYYLINYVEFFSATRKYDGRKYGHRIEDVCGSEVLRRIHMGSYISQKELSGKYYKRALQARSLIRREITGLLSHVDIIAGPTVPKLPHTLGEELEPMEMYAYDVLTVIANLAGIPAASIPAGDVGGVPVGLQLQAKPGDDGMIVSAMREIASL is encoded by the coding sequence ATGGAAACTGTTGATAAGGTTGATATGATTAAGAATCATGGCCTGACCGCATCAGAAAATCTTGAAAAATTTCTTAAGAGGATTGAGGCAAAAAACGATGACATCAACGCCTTCCTGGAGGTTAGGGGTGAAGAGGCGATTAAGAGGGCTGAGGAGATAGACGCCAGGATAGCCTCCGGCAAGGAGACAGGGAAACTGGCGGGCCTGGTGATAGGAGTTAAAAGCAACATCAACGTGGAGGACTTCAACGTATCAGCAGCTTCAAAGACCCTCGAAAATTACACTGGAAGCTACGATGCAACTGTTATAAGGCGCATAAAGGAAGAAGACGGTATAATAATTGGCATGACCAACATGGACGAATTCGCTGCCGGGAGTTCAACCGAGACATCATTCTTTGGCCCAACAGACAATCCAGCAGCCCCCGGGAGGATCCCGGGAGGTTCAAGCGGCGGGAGCGCTGCTGCAGTGGCTGCTGGTATGTGTGACCTGGCACTGGGATCAGATACAGGGGGTTCAATAAGGAATCCAGCATCGCACTGCGGTGTAATGGGCTTCAAACCAACCTATGGGGCAGTATCCAGGCAGGGCCTCCTGGACCTTGCCATGAGCTTTGACCAGATAGGACCCCTGGCAGCAGATGTATCCGGGATCTCACTTGCACTGGATGTCATCTCAGGTTATGACCCGGCAGACCCCACAACCCTGGACAGTTCACCGGACCTTGAGGTGGAGAGGGAACTGAAGGGCCTCAGGGTCGGTGTTGTGAGGGAGTTCCTTGAGGTCACAGATGAGGCAATAGATGAGGTTATTCAGGGGAAACTCGGAGCCATGGAGGATGAGGGCGCCGAGATAGTTGAACTGGATTTTGGATACATAGACCTCTGTCTCCCCACCTACTACCTCATAAACTACGTTGAATTCTTTTCAGCCACCAGGAAGTATGACGGCAGAAAGTACGGTCACAGGATAGAGGATGTCTGCGGTTCGGAGGTCCTCAGGAGGATACATATGGGTTCCTACATCAGTCAGAAGGAACTATCTGGAAAATACTACAAGAGGGCCCTCCAGGCAAGATCCCTCATAAGGAGGGAGATAACAGGGCTTCTCAGCCATGTGGACATAATAGCGGGGCCAACGGTTCCAAAGCTACCCCACACACTGGGTGAGGAGCTTGAACCAATGGAGATGTACGCCTACGATGTCCTCACGGTCATAGCTAACCTTGCAGGTATACCCGCTGCAAGCATACCTGCAGGGGATGTGGGCGGAGTCCCTGTTGGCCTGCAGCTCCAGGCAAAGCCAGGAGATGATGGCATGATAGTATCGGCCATGAGGGAGATTGCTTCACTGTAA